TTAAAACATGAACGGAAGGTAGCTTAACAAGGTTCAAGACCTTtagatcaagaaaaaaaacattgctcTTATGGAAAACTTAAAACATGTTTATTTCAACAAAATATACTTCTTGAAACGACAGGGTAACAGATGTTAAAAAAACTCCGTTTACAATAAATATAACTTCGTATTAAATCACAGATGATATTAGAAAACAAtaacttttcaaaagtttagTAATACGTCTTAAGTAGAAAGAATGAGTGCTCTCTTTGGGGCCATGATACTTGCCGGTGAGAACGCTGCATTTGTTGGCAAGATGAAATAATATCTCTTTTTGTTTAGCGAATTTTAGTTTTTGTAGCTGAAGCACAAGTCATGAACATAATGTATAAACGTCCGGGTGATCTCATTCTAATCAATGATGTTTGGATCAGTACTGTCCATAGCGGATACGCTGTTTCTTagcaaataattttcatttccaGACATATTTGTAAAATGAAGCTAAAATGCACGCAAATAAAGTCAGTTTCTGAAAACTGAGCAAAACTGAAACCTTATCAGAAAATGAGCATATGTTGACACCTTGAAAAttccactggtaaaaaaaaacctcttggaccaatgccgcattgcattgacttaagagttctgtttcttgtcaccggatttaagagtcttgaactcttgtttcaaacggattttgcattgattcaagtggattttgcattgaaacaagagtccagactcttaaatccggcgacaagaaactgcactcttgaaccaagatgttttttttttttaccagtgcgatTTAAGAGAGACCGAAGGAATTCGATCCAAAACTCGTCAAATTACACGAATCTAAAGAAATttaaagctacttttttgcgATGACTTCGGCTCCATTTTAATTATTCCTTCTTGTTATACCATTACGGAACTTTAAAGTGCGAATAAAAGGTCTCAACCCCTCAAATGCCCCCTTAGAAATGCAGATCATTCAATTTAAGTGAATCCCTTAGGCAAAGGAAACGTATTCGGCGTGGGCGCCAGGTACGGAGTGAACGACCTTACTGCGGGGGGCAGCCACGGGGGCGAAGGCGGGAACTGGGGCAAAGGCGGGGGCTGGAGCGAAGGCGGGGGATCGGGCGAAGGCGGGTGCTGGGGCGAAGGCGGGTGCTGGGGCGAAAGCGTGATGAACGTATGCGGGGGCGTAGGCTGGAGCGAAGGCAGGTGCTGGAGCAAAGGCGGGTGCTGGAGCAAAGGCGGGTGCTGGAGCAAAGGCGGGTGCTGGGGCGAAGGCGGGTGCCGGAGCGAAGGCGGCGGCGGTGGCAACGGCGTAACGCTTTTCACGGCTGAGCTCTGTGGACTCCTCTCCGTAGGCGAAGACGGCGCACAAGGCGAAGACGACGGCAACCTGGAATACAGAGCATCAGGGTTCGTGTTTTTAGgtagaaatggagatgttgcaggtgtgaggaatttgcgatttgactgttgatacttatgtaaaagtttgcgagaaacacgatggtgccactggttttctccgaagtcaactcccaagctcaaaaaaagctctcaagttgagaccaaaatggaggggatatcccacgctttcctgagagtccaccactacatcaagacaaaatctccatgcaaagatagggagcaaatacaatattgacaggactgccactttatttggggactctaaaactgaaaacacggcaaccctgctaatttgctccctatctttgcatggagagtttgttttaatgtagaggtggactcttaggatagcgtgggatatccccttcattttggcttcAAGTCGAGatctttt
This window of the Bemisia tabaci chromosome 3, PGI_BMITA_v3 genome carries:
- the LOC109032942 gene encoding uncharacterized protein — protein: MKFQVAVVFALCAVFAYGEESTELSREKRYAVATAAAFAPAPAFAPAPAFAPAPAFAPAPAFAPAPAFAPAYAPAYVHHAFAPAPAFAPAPAFARSPAFAPAPAFAPVPAFAPVAAPRSKVVHSVPGAHAEYVSFA